The following is a genomic window from Capnocytophaga stomatis.
TTGCTGTAATCGTTTTTTATGTAAAGGTTTTTTGCCACTTGAACTGAAAAATCATTGCTTTTTACATTACTATAAACTTCTTTTAGAGGTTTTTTTTGAGTATCAAGCGTTTTCAGGTAAAAAGGTATCCACGAAGGGAATTGGGCGTAATGAGCCAAAACATTCATCATTTTCAAATTCCCTTTGTTGGTGTTCTTCAATTCGGGAAGTAAATCTGAAAATGAGGAATTTATGTTGAATCCTTCTTGGGCGTATATTTTCATTAATTCGGGTAAAGTAACCAAAATTTTAGTAAGAGAAGCAAGGTCATAAATAGAATTGTCTTTCACCAAATTTTTCTCGTTATAGTCAAGTGTTCCGAAGTTTTTTCGATATACAATTTTTCCTTGTTTTGCGACCAAAATTTGCATTCCAGGAGCCATTCTTTTATCAAGAACAACTTTAGCGATGCTGTCAATAGAACTGAGTTTTTTTGAACTTAATCCTACACTTTCAGGTAATCCGTAGGACAAACGACCAATTTTTGGCGTGCTAACAGACGTATTTACAGGTAGTTCAGGATGCGCCGAAACAGGTAAAACTCCTTTTCCTTCAATGGCTCCAAAAATAAGTTGAGCGGTTTTTTCCTGAGCAACTTTGTGATTTTGGTATGAAACTATGATGCTTTCAATGTTTGTTAAGTTTTTCACATCCAGCAAAGCGTAAGGTCGAGTAAAAACAGAAAGAATTACTTTCTTTTTCTTTGCAATTTCCTCCAGCCAAATAAGTTCTTCTTTCGTGAATTTGTACGCATCCCACGGAGTTTTGTCGGGTTTATGCAAGCCTATGATGACCGTTTGATATGGCTCGGTGCTTTTCAGCAATTGTTCTGTGGATTTAGGCTCGATAATCGCTACATCGGCGTATTTTCGCAGATTTGTGTAAAATGTCCAGCCACTATCATTTCCAAACTTGATATAAGCAATTTTTTGTTTATCTAAGTTCTTTATAGGTAATAGTTTATCTTCATTTTTGGCAACAGTCAAAGCGTTTTCAAAAATTTCTTCCAAAAGTAAATCGTCTTCAAGCGTATGTAAATTCTGGTTAATGGTTTCTAAATTCAGTGGTTCAAATTTATACAAACCAACTTTGTATTTTGCCATTAGAATTTTTTTAACTGAATACGCTAAACGTTCTTCAGTGATTTTTTTACTTTGATAAGCTTTTTTTATTGATTCAAAGCCCTTTACAAGATTTTCAGGCATTAGTAGAATATCATTTCCCGCTAAAAAAGCAGCGACTTCCACTTCGCCCACAGGCAAATATTCCGAAACGCCCTTCATTCCAAGAGCATCGGTGTAAACCAAACCTTCAAATCCCATTTGAGTCTTTAAAATATCGGTGATAATGTGATGGGAAAGGGAAGAAGGAAGCCCCACTTTTGATTCGAGTGCAGGGATATTCAAATGACCGACCATTACGCTGGCAACACCGTTATTTATTAATTCTCTGAAAGGATACATTTCTATTTCGTGAAGCCTTTCGGAAGGAAAGTTAATCAATGGCAGAGTTTTATGTGAATCTTTTGAAGTGTCACCGTGACCAGGAAAATGTTTTGCACTTCCCAGAATTCCAGCCGATTGCACTCCTTTTGTAAAAGCAATTCCTTTAAGGGCTACATTTTGTTTATCTTCTCCGAAAGAACGATTCCCAATGATTGGATTTGCGGGATTTGTATTTACATCAATATCCGGAGCGAAATTAAACTGCATACCAAGCTGTCTGCAATGCTGCCCAATACGGAATCCGGCACGCTCAATGAGTTCGTTGTTCTTTATAGCTCCCATCGTCATATTCCAAGGATAAGCAAAGGTTGAATCCAAACGCATTGCCAATCCCCATTCGGCATCCATTGACATAAATAGAGGGATTTTTGATAAAGATTGGTATTCATTTGTTAGCTTAGCTTGACGTTTTGGTCCTCCTTTCGAGAATATAATACCTCCGATGTGATATTTTTTGATTAATTCTTTAATATATTCCGTATTTTTGGTTCCAATTTGGCTTGAAAATACAGAAACCATAAACAATTGCCCTATTTTTTCATCTAAGGACATATTTTTATACGTATTTTCTACCCATTTTTTTTGTTCTTGCTCATCTTTTGCTACCAAAGGATTAATTTTTTGGGCAGAAATATTCTGAATAATAAAAAATAATATAAAAATTTTGTATTTCATTGTTTTCTTTATGTTTCTCTTTCTTAATAAGAATGTTATGTGTTGAAATTATTGCTTTTGGCTATCAATATCTCCATTTCCTACGGGAAGGAAAAAAGCCATCGGATTCTGTTTGAAACGTACCCAAACGGATTTTGTCAAGTTTTTTAATTCATAAAGAGGAACTTCACGTGAACGTAAAGCTATCCACAACGATAACGAAAAACTAACAATAAAGTTCCCAAATCCGATGATGAAAATGCCGATAATTGTCCAAATCAGTATGTTTAAAGTGACGTTAAAACCAGCTCCGAAAAGCCCTAAAGCCAAACTTCCGCTTGCAAAGGTAATGTGACGAATGTCCAAATCCAGCCCCAGAAATGTTCCGACAACTCCCGTGCATCCCATAAAGAAACCAAACCAAACATTGGAAATGATTCCAGGCCATTTTTTTTGCATCCAACCGGAAATTTTAACCATTTTTTCTTTGCCAAAAACCCCTTTCAAAACAGGATGTTCTGATAAACGATAGTAAAAATTGTTGAAATTATTAACACTCGCCACGTTTCCTGCAATAATTCCGGAAAGAAAAAGGAATACTCCCGCAATACAAGAGTGCAGAAACACAGGCGTTTGACGTATGTCCAACTCTGCCAGCAGTTTATCGCTTTTTGATTCGGCTAAGTTATAACCTGTCAGATAAAAAAGCCCCCAAATAAGTAGTAAACTCACGGGAAAGGCAGCCAAAACGTTTCCTGCAAAAGCAATAAATTGCGAGCGGAAAAGCCTTGTGAATAACGCCGAAAACTCGGAATATTGTTTCTCTTTTTTCTTTTTGTCGTTAGTATTCAGGTTTTCTAAGGTTTTAGCGATGGTTGAAGCCGTCATAGCGGGCTGTTTGGTAGCTAATGTAGCACCAACCAAATAAATAACAACAAAACCAATGGCATAATTCAAGCTGTAATTCAATGCATAAATAAATTCACTTGTATCTAATTTGGACAGAAATAATTTTGCCAAACACATAAATCCTACGACAACTCCGCCCCACAATGCGGTTCTGAACATAGTGAAATATTCTTTGCTTCCGGAAGTTATGTAATGTTCCCCCGTTTTTCCCGTGTAGTTTGTAATTTCGTAAGTAATGTTGTAAACGCTGTCATTTATCAATTTACGAACGTTATTTTTCTTGGCGTTGGTTTTGACCAAACTTAAATAAAATTGAATTGTTTTGGTTCGTTTTTCTTCCTCACTGCTGATAAACAGAAAGTTATAAAGCTTTCGGATTCGTCGTATTTGCTGACGAATAAGCAAAAGAGTTTGGTTTACGCTGAATGAAATTCCGTATTTAGATGTGTT
Proteins encoded in this region:
- a CDS encoding recombinase, translated to MLTIKRNHQSICEIFEKYMSTTEYEDIDFIFDLVYYHRAKYTKKTPVVRIDELLSEIRNDKAKADFLTQKLYSVFSKKEKTNLLTDAGLLSSVSFFRELRRRLSHQLIPDQPSHNSIQYVLNQIFYKSSDSVWLQSVPMEDWHSLFDVLSLPTFYDDSKDKATSKEILLSMMILSQRMGGFALQTDVMRMVPEYSSLESPFIAIDEELNAIHRNMEAKNKAYLDMEEYKLDYKQLNILSEQCENFVEQAVNNTSKYGISFSVNQTLLLIRQQIRRIRKLYNFLFISSEEEKRTKTIQFYLSLVKTNAKKNNVRKLINDSVYNITYEITNYTGKTGEHYITSGSKEYFTMFRTALWGGVVVGFMCLAKLFLSKLDTSEFIYALNYSLNYAIGFVVIYLVGATLATKQPAMTASTIAKTLENLNTNDKKKKEKQYSEFSALFTRLFRSQFIAFAGNVLAAFPVSLLLIWGLFYLTGYNLAESKSDKLLAELDIRQTPVFLHSCIAGVFLFLSGIIAGNVASVNNFNNFYYRLSEHPVLKGVFGKEKMVKISGWMQKKWPGIISNVWFGFFMGCTGVVGTFLGLDLDIRHITFASGSLALGLFGAGFNVTLNILIWTIIGIFIIGFGNFIVSFSLSLWIALRSREVPLYELKNLTKSVWVRFKQNPMAFFLPVGNGDIDSQKQ
- a CDS encoding glycoside hydrolase family 3 N-terminal domain-containing protein — its product is MKYKIFILFFIIQNISAQKINPLVAKDEQEQKKWVENTYKNMSLDEKIGQLFMVSVFSSQIGTKNTEYIKELIKKYHIGGIIFSKGGPKRQAKLTNEYQSLSKIPLFMSMDAEWGLAMRLDSTFAYPWNMTMGAIKNNELIERAGFRIGQHCRQLGMQFNFAPDIDVNTNPANPIIGNRSFGEDKQNVALKGIAFTKGVQSAGILGSAKHFPGHGDTSKDSHKTLPLINFPSERLHEIEMYPFRELINNGVASVMVGHLNIPALESKVGLPSSLSHHIITDILKTQMGFEGLVYTDALGMKGVSEYLPVGEVEVAAFLAGNDILLMPENLVKGFESIKKAYQSKKITEERLAYSVKKILMAKYKVGLYKFEPLNLETINQNLHTLEDDLLLEEIFENALTVAKNEDKLLPIKNLDKQKIAYIKFGNDSGWTFYTNLRKYADVAIIEPKSTEQLLKSTEPYQTVIIGLHKPDKTPWDAYKFTKEELIWLEEIAKKKKVILSVFTRPYALLDVKNLTNIESIIVSYQNHKVAQEKTAQLIFGAIEGKGVLPVSAHPELPVNTSVSTPKIGRLSYGLPESVGLSSKKLSSIDSIAKVVLDKRMAPGMQILVAKQGKIVYRKNFGTLDYNEKNLVKDNSIYDLASLTKILVTLPELMKIYAQEGFNINSSFSDLLPELKNTNKGNLKMMNVLAHYAQFPSWIPFYLKTLDTQKKPLKEVYSNVKSNDFSVQVAKNLYIKNDYSNFIYQQIDDCDLIKRKKYLYSDLPYYYFKKYIEKKSNISLSEAIQQDFYRGMGAYHLTYFPLERFPLGNIAPSEVDNYFRRQEIRGYVHDQGAAMLGGVGGHAGLFGNADDVAKMMQMFLQKGYYGGEWYLQPQIVNLFNTCMFCSENNRRGLGFDKPQIDGEGPTCGCVPMSSFGHTGFTGTYAWADPDNEIVIVFLSNRTFPTAENNLLIKENIRPKIQRIVYNSIIN